Proteins encoded by one window of Pseudonocardia sp. HH130629-09:
- a CDS encoding methyltransferase, translating into MRCNLRDLLTQKLAGQVEKGSLPTGYDVLLVSRVLTDWPDEDAVRILRRCAEAVAPDGRVLVVEVLAGEEHAKNNASFDLQSLTLLGGRERVPEAFDVLASEAGLVARGRRDGANGLVVLEYARA; encoded by the coding sequence TTGCGCTGCAACCTTCGCGATCTCCTGACGCAGAAGCTCGCTGGTCAGGTTGAAAAAGGCTCACTGCCCACCGGCTACGACGTGCTGCTGGTGTCCCGGGTGCTCACCGACTGGCCCGACGAGGACGCCGTCCGGATCCTGCGCCGCTGCGCCGAGGCCGTCGCGCCCGACGGCCGGGTGCTGGTGGTCGAGGTGCTGGCCGGGGAGGAGCACGCGAAGAACAACGCGTCGTTCGACCTGCAGTCGCTGACCCTGCTGGGCGGCCGGGAGCGGGTACCGGAGGCCTTCGACGTCCTCGCGTCCGAGGCCGGTCTGGTCGCCCGGGGCCGCCGGGACGGCGCGAACGGTCTGGTCGTGCTGGAGTACGCCAGGGCGTGA
- a CDS encoding DoxX family protein, which translates to MSGPTQHYDWGNISGDAPPESTRPERLPVPAHVSSDIGLLVLRLVVGASFAAAGARKLFGVAGGIDLDTSAAALADAGFVAFAGPLAWVLAVGQLVFGVLLVLGLLTPFAAAGLLATKIVAVTVALVPVPSVPLFASDGANSLELDLLLGAGAAALVFAGAGRIALDAGRTYQRRPLPWAVLSLVVGVAVALLVLFVLRR; encoded by the coding sequence ATGAGCGGGCCCACGCAGCACTACGACTGGGGCAACATCTCCGGCGACGCACCGCCGGAGTCGACCCGGCCGGAGCGGCTCCCGGTGCCCGCGCACGTCTCCTCCGACATCGGGCTGCTCGTGCTGCGCCTGGTCGTCGGCGCCTCGTTCGCCGCGGCCGGTGCGCGGAAGCTCTTCGGCGTCGCGGGCGGCATCGATCTCGACACGAGCGCCGCCGCACTCGCCGACGCCGGGTTCGTCGCGTTCGCCGGGCCGCTGGCCTGGGTGCTCGCGGTCGGCCAGCTGGTCTTCGGCGTGCTGCTCGTGCTGGGTCTGCTGACCCCGTTCGCCGCGGCGGGCCTGCTGGCCACGAAGATCGTCGCGGTGACGGTCGCCCTGGTGCCGGTGCCCAGCGTGCCGCTGTTCGCCTCGGACGGCGCGAACTCCCTGGAGCTGGACCTGCTGCTCGGCGCCGGGGCCGCGGCGCTGGTGTTCGCCGGGGCCGGGCGGATCGCGCTCGACGCCGGACGCACCTACCAGCGCCGCCCGCTGCCGTGGGCGGTGCTGTCGCTGGTCGTCGGCGTCGCGGTGGCGCTGCTGGTCCTGTTCGTGCTGCGGCGGTGA
- a CDS encoding TauD/TfdA dioxygenase family protein, with amino-acid sequence MVSLDVRPVSGALGAEVRGLALADVDDEVFAHLYQLLLDHLVLFLPDNAGLDPADHEAFGRRLGHLEVHPFLPKLDGHDEIVLLDSDQGAKADVWHTDVTFSQTPPIASVLQIVQGPEVGGDTMWSNQYLAYEALSAPLRELLDGLTALHVFEHPNGSYRSEAEHPVVRVHPDTGRRSLYVNRMFTRRIPQLTPGESTALLTHLFDVSESPQRVCRYRWSEGGVAIWDNRATQHYAVNDYTGRRVTVLGDHPKGEPARWPHHQAAGMSATAVKD; translated from the coding sequence ATGGTTTCGCTCGACGTCCGTCCGGTCTCCGGAGCGCTGGGGGCCGAGGTGCGTGGGCTCGCGCTCGCCGACGTGGACGACGAGGTGTTCGCGCACCTGTACCAGCTCCTGCTCGACCACCTCGTGCTCTTCCTGCCCGACAACGCCGGTCTCGACCCGGCCGACCACGAGGCGTTCGGCAGGCGGCTGGGTCACCTGGAGGTCCACCCGTTCCTGCCGAAGCTGGACGGGCACGACGAGATCGTCCTCCTCGACTCCGACCAGGGGGCGAAGGCCGACGTCTGGCACACCGACGTCACGTTCTCCCAGACCCCGCCGATCGCGTCGGTGCTGCAGATCGTGCAGGGCCCCGAGGTCGGTGGCGACACCATGTGGAGCAACCAGTACCTCGCCTACGAGGCGCTGTCCGCCCCGCTGCGGGAGCTGCTCGACGGGCTCACCGCGCTGCACGTCTTCGAGCACCCGAACGGCTCCTACCGCAGCGAGGCCGAGCATCCCGTCGTCCGGGTGCACCCGGACACCGGGCGGCGCTCGCTGTACGTCAACCGGATGTTCACCCGGCGCATCCCGCAGCTGACCCCGGGGGAGAGCACCGCGCTGCTGACCCACCTGTTCGACGTCTCCGAGAGCCCGCAGCGGGTCTGCCGTTACCGCTGGAGCGAGGGTGGGGTCGCGATCTGGGACAACCGGGCCACCCAGCACTACGCCGTCAACGACTACACCGGCCGCCGCGTCACCGTACTCGGCGACCACCCGAAGGGCGAGCCGGCGCGCTGGCCGCACCACCAGGCCGCCGGGATGAGCGCGACGGCCGTCAAGGACTGA
- a CDS encoding prenyltransferase/squalene oxidase repeat-containing protein: protein MTPAHAGTGRLADEVSEAIAGGAEALLRSRRDDGVFDYGADSLRSTLATAGAVTALHFADPGGTADLIAAGAARLRRTQTEDGGWAMVPGLPAEPGPTAVSAAALHLVDPAGSAEQVAAGRRWMERYGGLAAIPHPEVVLWCRQFYGFVGWIAPADMRRFPLELALLPGLYRRLFDLRLPMASALGLAQTRHRPLTRVQRTLSRLAEPNALRVIRQTYEHEGSAGSWSEDAWVTGLVCTGLARAGVGQDMVDAAVGWLRRSMHPDGSWATTPLDAAWTMYAVRGLVEAGYGDDERLVASRDALLGLQQHRPFLAFGCPPGFWGWTAGRGWPAVLETGEIVSVLSRLPGTVQDSAVAEGVGWLTDRQDSRGSWGLCVRNTRVANSGPCPTTTAQALDALLDAGVPADDRRVRRALRWLGRAQLPGGGFESVWYREHTMGTAAVLETFARCGRGGDGPAVRARALLERTRNPDGSWGDGHGAPGTVEETGWAVAALLAAGAAPAEVEPAVRWLLAARLPDGGWPAEPVHEYVRRVSRYANPGFTHGMALRALGRYRKALT from the coding sequence ATGACACCGGCCCACGCCGGGACCGGTCGGCTCGCCGACGAGGTGTCGGAGGCGATCGCGGGAGGGGCCGAGGCGCTGCTGCGGTCGCGCCGCGACGACGGCGTGTTCGACTACGGCGCCGACAGCCTGCGGTCCACCCTCGCGACGGCGGGTGCGGTCACCGCGCTGCACTTCGCCGATCCCGGTGGAACCGCCGACCTGATCGCCGCCGGGGCCGCACGACTGCGTCGCACCCAGACCGAGGACGGCGGCTGGGCGATGGTGCCCGGTCTGCCCGCGGAGCCGGGTCCGACCGCCGTGTCGGCCGCCGCGCTGCACCTCGTCGACCCGGCGGGGTCCGCCGAGCAGGTCGCGGCCGGGCGGCGGTGGATGGAGCGCTACGGCGGCCTCGCCGCGATCCCGCACCCGGAGGTCGTGCTCTGGTGCCGGCAGTTCTACGGGTTCGTCGGCTGGATCGCGCCGGCCGACATGCGTCGTTTCCCGCTGGAGTTGGCGCTCCTGCCCGGCCTGTACCGGCGGCTGTTCGACCTGCGGCTGCCGATGGCCTCGGCGCTGGGGCTCGCCCAGACCCGGCACCGCCCGCTGACCCGGGTGCAGCGCACGCTGTCCCGGCTGGCCGAACCGAACGCGCTGCGCGTGATCCGCCAGACCTACGAGCACGAGGGGTCCGCGGGATCCTGGTCGGAGGACGCCTGGGTGACCGGCCTGGTCTGCACCGGGCTGGCCCGCGCCGGCGTCGGCCAGGACATGGTGGACGCCGCCGTCGGCTGGCTGCGCCGGTCCATGCACCCGGACGGCTCGTGGGCCACGACCCCGCTGGACGCGGCCTGGACGATGTACGCGGTACGGGGCCTGGTCGAGGCCGGCTACGGCGACGACGAGCGCCTGGTCGCCTCCCGGGACGCGCTGCTGGGCCTGCAACAGCACCGGCCCTTCCTCGCCTTCGGCTGCCCGCCCGGCTTCTGGGGCTGGACCGCCGGGCGCGGCTGGCCCGCCGTGCTGGAGACGGGCGAGATCGTGTCCGTGCTCAGCAGGCTCCCCGGCACCGTGCAGGACTCCGCCGTGGCCGAGGGGGTCGGCTGGCTCACCGACCGGCAGGACTCCCGGGGCTCCTGGGGTCTGTGCGTGCGCAACACCAGGGTCGCGAACAGCGGCCCCTGCCCGACGACGACCGCGCAGGCGCTCGACGCCCTGCTCGACGCCGGGGTGCCGGCCGACGACCGGCGGGTCCGCCGCGCGCTGCGCTGGCTGGGCCGGGCCCAGCTGCCCGGTGGTGGCTTCGAGTCGGTCTGGTACCGCGAGCACACGATGGGCACCGCCGCGGTGCTGGAGACCTTCGCCCGCTGCGGCCGCGGCGGGGACGGGCCCGCGGTCCGCGCCAGGGCCCTGCTGGAGCGCACCCGCAACCCCGACGGGTCCTGGGGCGACGGCCACGGCGCCCCGGGAACCGTGGAGGAGACCGGCTGGGCGGTCGCGGCACTGCTCGCCGCCGGTGCGGCCCCGGCGGAGGTGGAACCGGCCGTGCGGTGGCTGCTGGCGGCCCGCCTGCCGGACGGCGGCTGGCCGGCCGAGCCGGTGCACGAGTACGTCCGCCGGGTCAGCCGCTACGCCAACCCGGGGTTCACCCACGGGATGGCGCTGCGCGCGCTCGGCCGCTACCGGAAGGCCCTGACGTGA
- a CDS encoding methyltransferase, with product MTSPTTQDGTAALAALVDLATPFAVRTAVALRLPELVRDGRTDAGELAAASGADPDALVRLLRHLVSAGLFAEPAPGRYALTPVSEALLDDRNALLRAWLDADGPGLRMDLAYGGMLHAVRTGRSAYPAVHGREFWADYRADERLRLFFGATMAGFAWQTGPEVAAGYDWAPVSSVLDVGGGTGALLHAVLSAHPHLHGAVLDLPEVAPEAEEFLSGAGLGERARFVGGSFLEPLSLFQPAVPAAQGPGCVGADAELASR from the coding sequence GTGACCAGTCCGACCACGCAGGACGGCACCGCTGCTCTCGCCGCACTCGTCGACCTGGCGACCCCGTTCGCGGTGCGCACCGCGGTCGCCCTGCGGCTGCCGGAGCTGGTCCGGGACGGTCGCACCGACGCCGGTGAGCTCGCCGCGGCCTCCGGTGCCGATCCCGACGCGCTCGTCCGGCTGCTCCGCCATCTCGTCTCGGCCGGACTGTTCGCCGAGCCCGCGCCGGGCCGGTACGCGCTGACCCCGGTCTCCGAGGCGTTGCTGGACGACCGCAACGCACTGCTGCGTGCCTGGCTCGACGCCGACGGGCCCGGCCTGCGGATGGACCTCGCCTATGGCGGGATGCTGCACGCGGTCCGCACCGGCCGCTCGGCCTACCCCGCGGTGCACGGCCGTGAGTTCTGGGCGGACTACCGCGCCGACGAGCGGCTGCGCCTGTTCTTCGGCGCGACGATGGCCGGCTTCGCCTGGCAGACCGGTCCCGAGGTCGCCGCCGGGTACGACTGGGCGCCGGTCTCCTCGGTGCTCGACGTCGGCGGCGGCACCGGGGCGCTGCTCCACGCGGTCCTGTCCGCGCACCCGCACCTGCACGGCGCCGTGCTCGACCTGCCGGAGGTCGCCCCGGAGGCCGAGGAGTTCCTGTCCGGGGCCGGGCTGGGCGAGCGGGCCCGCTTCGTCGGCGGCAGCTTCCTGGAGCCACTGAGCCTTTTTCAACCTGCCGTTCCGGCAGCTCAGGGGCCTGGTTGTGTGGGTGCAGACGCCGAGCTAGCGAGCCGGTGA
- a CDS encoding UbiA family prenyltransferase, with the protein MLTTVVNWRTLPVFACAVAGIITYSRLFKQRGLVGNLNRGVLSALAMVVGAMTVAPWPPWALLPAALGFALHDTASNLIGTVRDVDGDRAGGYRSVPVRHGTATAVRTAAVLWLSAMVAVGVGAVVADRPAAQFGGLALAVLVGGWAFVVVRPGTVTPRRALRSHEVLVAERLLLAGAVVAGAAGPLVAGAVVLPALVSSLVMQARMRARHEFPADAGDGEDTP; encoded by the coding sequence GTGCTGACCACCGTGGTGAACTGGCGGACGCTGCCGGTGTTCGCCTGCGCGGTCGCCGGGATCATCACCTACAGCCGGCTGTTCAAGCAGCGGGGGCTGGTCGGCAACCTCAACCGCGGGGTGCTCTCCGCGCTCGCGATGGTCGTGGGGGCGATGACCGTCGCGCCGTGGCCCCCCTGGGCGTTGCTGCCCGCCGCGCTGGGCTTCGCCCTGCACGACACCGCGTCCAACCTGATCGGGACGGTGCGCGACGTCGACGGCGACCGCGCGGGCGGCTACCGGTCGGTGCCGGTCCGGCACGGCACCGCGACGGCGGTCCGGACCGCGGCCGTGCTCTGGCTGTCGGCGATGGTCGCGGTCGGGGTGGGCGCCGTCGTCGCGGACCGGCCTGCCGCCCAGTTCGGTGGTCTGGCACTGGCGGTGCTCGTCGGTGGCTGGGCCTTCGTCGTGGTGCGCCCCGGCACGGTGACGCCCCGTCGTGCGCTGCGCTCGCACGAGGTGCTGGTCGCCGAACGACTGCTACTCGCGGGCGCCGTCGTCGCGGGTGCCGCGGGGCCGCTCGTCGCCGGGGCGGTGGTGCTGCCCGCACTCGTCTCATCGCTGGTCATGCAGGCCCGGATGCGGGCCCGGCACGAGTTCCCGGCCGATGCCGGGGACGGAGAGGACACACCATGA
- a CDS encoding FAD-dependent oxidoreductase, producing MSHGHDADCDTDYDTEYDAVVCGAGVAGLSAACALGRLGHRVLVLEKRPEPQQVAKGEVLQPGSLGILREWGVADRLEAAGALRLEHLVARAADGTPRMRLDYGHLPTPQPWLLAHDYPTILRALGDSLPPGVEVRRGALVEGLVRTGDRVTGVRCDGTAVTAALVVAADGVSSRLRREAGLTAPRSDYPHRLAAFELTGTVPPDFSAYVTDGGLRLRYPLPGGRVRLYVQVAADELRGLGPDGLRAWSDRVLRGCPGLDPVAEAFRAGVADRQVLPVSRTLAPALTVPGLALVGESGHLVHPMAAQGMNSSIADAHTLAAMLRQGGSLQDDVVDHALRRYDTARRHDLHHIGRTSHNAARMITGRSWIGDRALTGTGANDRIRHEVMHTMSGLGIRRLTPVDRLHQIGVLPDPRAARLPGWARTVRGSGAAAR from the coding sequence GTGAGCCACGGACACGACGCCGACTGCGACACCGACTACGACACCGAGTACGACGCGGTGGTGTGCGGCGCCGGGGTGGCCGGTCTGTCCGCGGCCTGCGCGCTGGGCAGGCTCGGGCACCGGGTCCTGGTGCTGGAGAAGCGCCCGGAGCCGCAGCAGGTCGCCAAGGGCGAGGTGCTGCAGCCGGGTTCCCTCGGCATCCTGCGGGAGTGGGGCGTGGCGGACCGGCTGGAGGCGGCGGGTGCGCTGCGGCTGGAGCACCTGGTCGCCCGGGCCGCCGACGGGACGCCCCGGATGCGGCTGGACTACGGGCACCTGCCCACCCCGCAGCCCTGGCTGCTGGCCCACGACTACCCGACGATCCTGCGGGCGCTCGGCGACTCCTTGCCCCCTGGCGTCGAGGTGCGGCGCGGGGCGCTGGTCGAGGGACTGGTCCGGACCGGTGACCGGGTCACCGGCGTCCGGTGCGACGGCACCGCGGTCACGGCAGCGCTGGTCGTCGCCGCCGACGGCGTCTCCTCGCGGCTGCGGCGCGAGGCCGGGCTGACCGCGCCCCGTTCCGACTACCCGCACCGGCTCGCCGCCTTCGAGCTGACGGGCACCGTCCCGCCGGACTTCTCCGCCTACGTGACCGACGGCGGGCTGCGGCTGCGGTACCCGCTCCCGGGGGGCCGGGTGCGGTTGTACGTCCAGGTCGCCGCGGACGAGCTGCGCGGGCTCGGGCCGGACGGGCTCCGCGCCTGGAGCGACCGGGTGCTGCGCGGCTGCCCCGGGCTCGACCCGGTGGCCGAGGCGTTCCGCGCGGGTGTCGCGGACCGTCAGGTGCTGCCGGTGTCCCGGACACTCGCGCCGGCGCTGACGGTGCCGGGGCTGGCCCTGGTCGGGGAGAGCGGACACCTGGTGCACCCGATGGCGGCGCAGGGCATGAACAGCTCGATCGCCGACGCCCACACCCTGGCCGCGATGCTCCGGCAGGGCGGCTCGCTGCAGGACGACGTCGTCGACCACGCGCTGCGCCGCTACGACACCGCACGCCGCCACGACCTGCACCACATCGGCCGGACCAGCCACAACGCCGCCCGGATGATCACCGGACGGTCCTGGATCGGGGACCGTGCGCTGACCGGGACCGGTGCCAACGACCGGATCCGGCACGAGGTTATGCACACCATGTCCGGACTCGGGATCCGGCGCCTGACCCCGGTGGACCGCCTTCACCAGATCGGGGTGCTCCCCGACCCGCGGGCCGCTCGGCTGCCCGGCTGGGCCCGGACGGTCCGCGGGTCGGGTGCGGCGGCCCGATGA
- a CDS encoding MFS transporter, with protein sequence MTTSPGTRQETAAPAPRTSRLFMPFYLLAFAGLMATTATPVAVTLALRAQQLYGEEKTAVLATTLAIGTVFASVAQPLGGWLSDRTVSRWGRRRPWLVLGLLGGVVGLLVIALVPERWGMVLGWSIASLFLNLAFSALFAVLADQVPPDRRGRVSGWIGVALQAGLSAGTWGAVWLGNQPVALFLGPAAFAVLTTAALLVVLPDRSAGPGTRASAGGVPWRERVAQLARYRDFGFVWAGRFLLLTGYYIFFNFQLYTLTDHLGVTVAVATSVVALNSTLSAVLKLVVAPLAGWLSDRLGRRRVLVGCSAALFAVSMLLIALAQDVTTFVLGASVGFVAYGVFLAVDLALATEVLPEGDAHGGFGLGLYNVAGTVSQSLAPVVAVSVLAASGDSYPLLYTVAAGLVAAAVVTVMFVRSVR encoded by the coding sequence GTGACCACCAGCCCGGGCACCCGGCAGGAGACCGCCGCGCCGGCCCCTCGGACGTCGCGGCTGTTCATGCCGTTCTACCTCCTCGCGTTCGCCGGGCTGATGGCGACGACGGCCACCCCCGTGGCGGTGACGCTGGCCCTGCGCGCCCAGCAGCTCTACGGCGAGGAGAAGACCGCCGTCCTCGCCACCACCCTGGCGATCGGCACGGTGTTCGCCTCGGTCGCCCAGCCGCTGGGTGGCTGGCTCAGCGACCGCACCGTCTCCCGCTGGGGCCGTCGCCGGCCGTGGCTGGTGCTGGGCCTGCTGGGTGGGGTCGTGGGCCTGCTGGTGATCGCGCTGGTGCCGGAGCGCTGGGGGATGGTGCTCGGCTGGTCGATCGCGTCGCTGTTCCTCAACCTGGCGTTCTCGGCGCTGTTCGCGGTGCTCGCCGACCAGGTCCCGCCGGATCGGCGCGGCCGGGTCTCCGGCTGGATCGGGGTCGCCCTGCAGGCCGGGTTGAGCGCCGGGACCTGGGGCGCGGTCTGGCTGGGGAACCAGCCGGTCGCGCTGTTCCTCGGCCCGGCCGCGTTCGCGGTGCTGACGACCGCGGCGCTGCTCGTCGTGCTGCCCGACCGGTCGGCCGGACCCGGGACGCGCGCCTCGGCCGGGGGCGTCCCGTGGCGCGAGCGCGTCGCCCAGCTGGCGCGCTACCGCGACTTCGGGTTCGTCTGGGCGGGCCGGTTCCTGCTGCTCACCGGCTACTACATCTTCTTCAACTTCCAGCTCTACACCCTGACCGACCACCTGGGCGTGACGGTCGCGGTCGCGACCTCGGTGGTGGCGCTGAACAGCACGCTCAGTGCGGTGCTGAAGCTCGTGGTGGCCCCGCTGGCCGGCTGGCTGTCCGACCGGCTCGGCAGGCGCCGGGTGCTGGTGGGCTGCTCGGCGGCGCTGTTCGCGGTGTCGATGCTGCTGATCGCGCTGGCGCAGGACGTCACGACGTTCGTGCTGGGCGCCTCGGTCGGCTTCGTCGCCTACGGCGTCTTCCTGGCCGTGGACCTCGCGCTGGCGACCGAGGTGCTCCCGGAGGGCGACGCCCACGGCGGTTTCGGCCTGGGGCTGTACAACGTCGCCGGGACGGTCTCGCAGTCCCTCGCACCGGTGGTCGCGGTCTCGGTGCTGGCGGCCTCGGGCGACAGCTACCCACTGCTGTACACGGTCGCGGCCGGGTTGGTGGCGGCGGCCGTCGTGACGGTGATGTTCGTCCGGTCGGTGCGCTGA
- a CDS encoding aminoglycoside phosphotransferase family protein has translation MTVPDQAWLGPLARRRRRTVAVRDRTPLSGGYGSGGAERIDLDDGTAVVLKRTGAVEAAALRAVAVVNGPVRLPRLLASGDGWVLLEHVDGTPLPDDAPVPDEVWRTLASVHAHWRRNRPRGIPVVDDAWWAARCGHAAERLRAAGCDGAGLVARWADDERARTALRVLPRTLCHGDAHRGNVLVGPPGATLLDWGNARVAAGSLDAVVLTAPPADGPADAPAAPVPAVYRDTLHAALGAPDPPAMVAAETAWARAQAHVQYLSFAADHQPADRVTSMIAVVTVALDELGAIVGG, from the coding sequence GTGACCGTCCCCGACCAGGCCTGGCTGGGCCCGCTCGCCCGGCGCCGCCGGCGTACGGTCGCGGTCCGCGACCGGACTCCGCTGAGCGGCGGATACGGCTCCGGCGGTGCCGAACGGATCGACCTCGACGACGGCACCGCGGTCGTCCTCAAACGGACCGGTGCGGTCGAGGCCGCCGCGCTGCGCGCCGTCGCGGTGGTCAACGGCCCCGTGCGGCTCCCGCGGCTGCTCGCCTCCGGCGACGGCTGGGTGCTGCTGGAGCACGTCGACGGGACCCCGCTGCCCGACGACGCCCCCGTCCCGGACGAGGTGTGGCGCACCCTCGCGTCGGTGCACGCGCACTGGCGGCGCAACCGCCCACGCGGCATCCCCGTCGTCGACGACGCCTGGTGGGCGGCCCGGTGCGGGCACGCCGCCGAGCGCCTGCGCGCCGCCGGGTGCGACGGGGCGGGCCTCGTCGCGAGGTGGGCGGACGACGAGCGCGCCCGCACCGCGCTGCGCGTCCTGCCCCGCACCCTGTGCCACGGCGACGCCCACCGGGGGAACGTCCTCGTCGGCCCGCCCGGGGCGACGCTGCTGGACTGGGGCAACGCCCGCGTCGCGGCCGGGTCGCTGGACGCGGTGGTGCTCACCGCGCCGCCCGCCGACGGGCCCGCCGACGCACCGGCGGCGCCGGTCCCCGCGGTCTACCGGGACACGCTCCACGCAGCTCTGGGCGCACCGGACCCGCCCGCGATGGTCGCTGCCGAGACCGCGTGGGCGCGAGCCCAGGCCCATGTGCAGTACCTGTCGTTCGCCGCCGATCACCAGCCGGCGGACCGGGTCACCTCCATGATCGCCGTGGTGACCGTGGCGCTGGACGAGCTCGGCGCGATCGTGGGTGGGTGA
- a CDS encoding cytochrome P450 family protein encodes MSETTTTSAGSEEFLETYWRDPHTALAGSRRDCPVREVTFETGPTWLVTRYADVRAGLADERLAKDWRASLPPAERAAAPPGLPAPMSHMLTSLDPPEHTRLRRLVTQAFTARRIAALRPRVEKLAHDLLDALPVDEPVDLVGRYAIPLPMEVICELIGVPELDREDFAHWSTVLIDECPEPELVRASNQMADYLGGLVAARRRDPDDALLSGLIAASEDGEQLSDIEIVAMAMLLLMAGHETTAVFVTNSVRVLLTEPDARRRLASPETAPALVEELLRWASPALNASLRFATEDMEIGGTAIPRGASVTLSTGAANRDPSRFDDPTRLDPDRDTAGHVAFGHGIHRCLGAALVRLEADVALTALFGRFPQLRATAAEDELTFRRSVHVHAPRTFPVLLDPTPDQEQERRA; translated from the coding sequence ATGAGCGAGACGACCACCACGAGCGCCGGGTCCGAGGAGTTCCTCGAGACCTACTGGCGTGACCCGCACACCGCACTGGCCGGGTCCCGCCGGGACTGCCCGGTCCGCGAGGTCACCTTCGAGACCGGCCCGACCTGGCTGGTCACCCGCTACGCCGACGTGCGGGCCGGGCTGGCCGACGAGCGCCTCGCCAAGGACTGGCGGGCGTCGCTCCCGCCCGCCGAGCGCGCCGCGGCGCCCCCGGGGCTGCCCGCCCCGATGTCGCACATGCTGACCTCGCTCGACCCGCCGGAGCACACCCGGCTGCGCCGGCTGGTGACCCAGGCGTTCACCGCCCGGCGGATCGCGGCGCTGCGGCCGCGGGTCGAGAAGCTGGCCCACGACCTGCTCGACGCGCTGCCCGTCGACGAGCCGGTCGACCTGGTCGGCCGGTACGCGATCCCGCTGCCGATGGAGGTCATCTGCGAGCTGATCGGGGTCCCCGAGCTGGACCGCGAGGACTTCGCGCACTGGTCGACGGTGCTGATCGACGAGTGCCCCGAGCCGGAGCTGGTCCGGGCGTCGAACCAGATGGCCGACTACCTCGGCGGCCTGGTCGCCGCGCGTCGCCGCGACCCCGACGACGCCCTGCTCTCCGGCCTGATCGCCGCCTCCGAGGACGGCGAGCAGCTCTCCGACATCGAGATCGTCGCGATGGCGATGCTGCTGCTCATGGCCGGGCACGAGACGACGGCGGTGTTCGTGACGAACAGCGTCCGGGTACTGCTGACCGAGCCGGACGCCCGGCGCCGGCTCGCCTCGCCGGAGACGGCCCCCGCGCTGGTCGAGGAGCTGCTGCGGTGGGCGTCGCCGGCGCTGAACGCCTCGCTGCGTTTCGCGACCGAGGACATGGAGATCGGCGGGACGGCGATCCCGCGCGGCGCGTCGGTGACCCTGTCCACCGGAGCCGCGAACCGTGACCCGAGCCGGTTCGACGACCCGACGCGGCTCGACCCCGACCGGGACACCGCCGGGCACGTCGCCTTCGGCCACGGCATCCACCGCTGCCTCGGTGCGGCGCTGGTGCGGCTGGAGGCCGACGTGGCGCTCACCGCGCTGTTCGGCCGGTTCCCGCAGCTGCGGGCCACCGCGGCGGAGGACGAGCTGACCTTCCGGCGCAGCGTGCACGTCCACGCCCCGCGGACCTTCCCGGTGCTGCTGGACCCCACCCCCGACCAGGAACAGGAGCGACGAGCGTGA
- a CDS encoding pyridoxal phosphate-dependent aminotransferase yields the protein MTPVVHQLSFNENHWPVLPGVREALTGSLDTIGHTLDALSDGLTAEIARRLGVPAARVVAGAGSGALLQQFLAAHCTPGTAVVHTAPSFAMYPLLIRNTGATAVAVPDGRDGSDLAGVAKAVTDDTRVVVLCNPDNPTGEVLGTAAVQQLLDDLPPHVLLLVDEAYREFADPDAVADVLGLAAQDDRVVVVRTFSKSHGLLGLRVGYLVAAERVTAPIRSSTPFYRVPTLGQAAALAAMDAEDRMREQCRAVAAERDRVRDGLLALGFDVPPSGGNFVWVRLGGHSRAFVEHLAAAGIAVRDQDGLGVRVSTGLTPANDAVLAAAAGFDPAPDGTAP from the coding sequence GTGACCCCCGTCGTCCACCAGCTGTCCTTCAACGAGAACCACTGGCCCGTCCTGCCCGGGGTGCGCGAGGCGCTGACCGGGTCGCTGGACACGATCGGCCACACCCTCGACGCGTTGTCCGACGGCCTCACCGCCGAGATCGCCCGGCGGCTCGGGGTGCCCGCGGCCCGGGTCGTCGCGGGCGCGGGATCGGGCGCGCTGCTCCAGCAGTTCCTCGCCGCGCACTGCACCCCGGGGACGGCGGTCGTGCACACCGCGCCGTCGTTCGCGATGTACCCGCTGCTGATCCGCAACACCGGCGCGACGGCCGTCGCCGTGCCGGACGGCCGCGACGGCAGCGACCTCGCCGGGGTGGCGAAGGCGGTCACCGACGACACCCGTGTCGTGGTGCTCTGCAACCCGGACAACCCCACCGGTGAGGTACTCGGCACCGCGGCGGTGCAGCAGCTGCTCGACGACCTGCCCCCGCACGTCCTGCTGCTCGTCGACGAGGCCTACCGCGAGTTCGCCGACCCGGACGCGGTCGCCGACGTGCTCGGCCTGGCCGCGCAGGACGACCGGGTCGTGGTGGTCCGCACCTTCTCCAAGTCGCACGGGCTTCTGGGCCTGCGGGTGGGCTACCTCGTCGCCGCCGAGCGGGTCACCGCACCGATCCGGTCCAGCACGCCGTTCTACCGGGTGCCGACCCTCGGCCAGGCGGCCGCGCTGGCCGCCATGGACGCCGAGGACCGGATGCGCGAGCAGTGCCGTGCGGTGGCCGCCGAACGCGACCGGGTCCGCGACGGGCTGCTGGCGCTCGGCTTCGACGTGCCGCCCAGTGGCGGCAACTTCGTGTGGGTCCGCCTCGGCGGGCACAGCCGGGCGTTCGTGGAGCACCTCGCCGCCGCCGGGATCGCGGTCCGCGACCAGGACGGGCTCGGGGTGCGGGTCAGCACCGGCCTTACCCCGGCCAACGACGCCGTCCTCGCCGCGGCCGCCGGCTTCGACCCCGCTCCGGACGGAACCGCGCCGTGA